Proteins found in one Herbiconiux sp. A18JL235 genomic segment:
- a CDS encoding VIT1/CCC1 transporter family protein, translating into MATPAELRRWRQYLADERAEAKVYRELAQRRTGAEREILEGLAEAEVRHQNHWIELLGDDVGKPRKADLRSRALGVLAKRFGSVFVLALMQRAEARSPYEGDADATPAMAADERIHGEVVRSLAARGRSRLSGTFRAAVFGANDGLVSNLALVLGMSATGVSQSVVLASGIAGLLAGALSMGAGEFVSVRSQRELLAASTPDPDAHTAVPRLDVDANELALVYRARGMSEADAEAKAADVFGGLTTTTSAIRIQRVGDAGITAPEIESTDARGTDTDEHEEIGTAWQAAISSFCFFASGAIIPVLPYIFGLSGLVAVAIAAALVGIALLATGAVVGLLSGGPPLRRALRQLAIGFGAAAVTYVLGLAFGATLG; encoded by the coding sequence ATGGCTACTCCGGCGGAGCTGAGACGGTGGCGGCAGTACCTCGCCGACGAGCGGGCGGAGGCCAAGGTGTACCGCGAGCTCGCGCAGCGGCGCACGGGGGCGGAGCGTGAGATCCTCGAGGGGCTCGCCGAGGCCGAGGTGCGCCACCAGAACCACTGGATCGAGCTGCTCGGCGACGACGTCGGCAAGCCCCGCAAGGCCGACCTGCGCTCCCGCGCCCTGGGCGTGCTCGCCAAGCGCTTCGGATCGGTGTTCGTGCTCGCCCTCATGCAACGCGCCGAGGCCCGCTCCCCCTACGAGGGCGACGCCGACGCGACGCCTGCCATGGCCGCCGACGAGCGCATCCACGGCGAGGTCGTGCGCAGCCTCGCCGCCCGCGGTCGCAGCAGGCTCTCGGGCACCTTCCGCGCCGCCGTCTTCGGCGCCAACGACGGGCTCGTGTCGAACCTGGCTCTCGTGCTCGGCATGAGCGCCACCGGGGTCTCGCAGTCGGTGGTGCTCGCCAGCGGCATCGCGGGCCTGCTCGCCGGCGCCCTCTCGATGGGTGCGGGCGAGTTCGTGTCGGTGCGCTCGCAGCGCGAGCTGCTCGCCGCCTCGACCCCCGACCCCGACGCCCACACCGCGGTGCCCCGCCTCGACGTCGATGCCAACGAGCTCGCCCTCGTCTACCGGGCGCGCGGCATGAGCGAGGCCGACGCCGAGGCCAAGGCCGCCGACGTGTTCGGCGGTCTCACCACCACGACCTCGGCCATCCGCATCCAACGGGTGGGCGATGCGGGCATCACGGCACCCGAGATCGAGTCGACGGATGCGCGCGGCACCGACACCGACGAGCACGAGGAGATCGGCACGGCCTGGCAGGCCGCTATCTCGTCGTTCTGCTTCTTCGCGTCAGGCGCGATCATCCCGGTGCTGCCCTATATCTTCGGCCTCAGCGGACTGGTCGCCGTCGCGATCGCCGCTGCCCTCGTGGGCATAGCACTGCTCGCGACCGGGGCCGTGGTCGGGCTGCTCTCCGGCGGCCCGCCGCTGCGCCGCGCCCTCCGTCAGCTCGCCATCGGCTTCGGCGCCGCCGCCGTCACGTACGTGCTCGGGCTCGCCTTCGGCGCGACGCTCGGCTGA
- a CDS encoding acireductone dioxygenase has translation MTLLTVWNDNDPSTPVLQTRDFDTIRDVLAGLNARFSRWELKELTPEATQEEVLAKYRDEIDAVNAEHGYTLVDVVTLTRADTDEYREQAEVARSKFLNEHRHDDDEDRFFARGSGVFYLHADGKVHAVFCEAGDLLSVPKDTTHWFDMGTTPDYVSVRFFHDDDGWVGHFTGSDVAAKFATYDELASVSA, from the coding sequence ATGACCCTGCTGACCGTGTGGAACGACAACGACCCCTCGACTCCCGTGCTCCAGACCCGTGACTTCGACACGATCCGCGACGTGCTCGCCGGGCTGAACGCCCGCTTCAGCCGGTGGGAGCTCAAGGAGCTGACGCCCGAGGCCACGCAGGAGGAAGTGCTCGCGAAGTACCGCGACGAGATCGACGCGGTGAACGCCGAGCACGGCTACACGCTCGTCGACGTGGTCACCCTCACTCGCGCCGACACCGACGAGTACCGCGAGCAGGCCGAGGTGGCGCGCAGCAAGTTCCTCAACGAGCACCGCCACGACGACGACGAAGACCGCTTCTTCGCCCGCGGCTCGGGGGTGTTCTACCTGCACGCCGACGGCAAGGTGCACGCCGTGTTCTGCGAGGCCGGCGACCTGCTCTCCGTGCCGAAGGACACCACGCACTGGTTCGACATGGGCACCACCCCCGACTACGTCTCGGTGCGCTTCTTCCACGACGACGACGGCTGGGTCGGTCACTTCACCGGCAGCGACGTCGCGGCGAAGTTCGCCACCTACGACGAACTGGCCTCCGTCTCGGCCTGA